In a single window of the Armatimonadota bacterium genome:
- a CDS encoding ABC transporter permease has product MNDTPILGRELLPGAARRETPVGQSYWQVAWRRFRKHRLAMVGGAIAAGLSAMALLAPWLAPYAFDQLSLGARWAPPGSGHWFGTDELGRDVLTRIMYAGRISLTVGYVVAVNVAVIGMVVGAVSGFYGGMVDAALMRLVDVLLSIPTLPLYLILAALIPGGGVSRIILIFTAFGWTGVARLVRGQVLSLRTLEFVQAAQAMGASEARVILRHLLPNALAPVIVAATLAVGGAILGESALSFLGLGIAPPTPSWGNMLQRAQEYIWNAPYLAVFPGLFIFVTVLSFNFLGDGLRDALDPRLRV; this is encoded by the coding sequence ATGAATGACACCCCGATCCTGGGCCGGGAACTCCTCCCCGGGGCGGCCCGGCGGGAGACGCCGGTGGGGCAGTCCTACTGGCAGGTGGCCTGGCGGCGGTTTCGCAAACACCGGCTGGCCATGGTCGGAGGCGCGATCGCCGCCGGGCTGAGCGCCATGGCGCTGCTGGCGCCCTGGCTCGCCCCCTATGCCTTCGACCAGCTCAGTCTGGGCGCGCGCTGGGCGCCGCCCGGGAGCGGCCACTGGTTCGGGACCGACGAGCTGGGTCGGGATGTGCTGACCCGGATCATGTACGCGGGGCGGATCTCGCTGACCGTCGGCTATGTCGTCGCCGTCAACGTCGCCGTCATCGGGATGGTGGTCGGCGCGGTCAGCGGGTTCTACGGGGGAATGGTAGACGCGGCGTTGATGCGCCTCGTGGATGTGCTCCTGTCCATCCCCACGCTCCCGCTGTACCTGATCCTGGCCGCCCTCATTCCCGGCGGGGGTGTCTCGCGCATCATCCTGATCTTCACCGCCTTCGGGTGGACCGGGGTGGCCCGCCTGGTGCGGGGGCAGGTACTCTCCCTGCGGACCCTGGAGTTCGTCCAGGCGGCGCAGGCCATGGGGGCGAGCGAGGCACGGGTGATCCTCCGGCACCTGCTGCCCAATGCGTTGGCCCCGGTCATTGTCGCCGCCACCCTGGCCGTCGGTGGGGCGATCCTGGGCGAATCGGCATTGAGCTTTCTGGGCCTGGGGATCGCCCCGCCGACGCCTTCCTGGGGCAACATGCTGCAGCGCGCCCAGGAGTATATCTGGAACGCGCCGTACCTGGCGGTGTTTCCGGGACTGTTCATCTTCGTCACCGTCCTGAGTTTCAACTTTCTGGGGGACGGGTTGCGGGATGCGCTCGATCCGCGCCTGCGGGTGTAA
- a CDS encoding ABC transporter permease, producing MSRYVGRRLLQSLVVLAGLSVLLFTLLVYTPGDPVEIIAATQPDLEPEDIRRLREYYGLDDPVGVRYVKWLRTVVKGDLGISRTYGQPVTRLIRQRLGNTLQLLTAAFLIAFTLGVSVGLYSALHQYSVVDYLATLLSFAGLAMPVFWLGILVILVFAVWLPVFPAGGMMTPGVEPGWPTVVDRLRHLVLPTLVLAAAGMATWVRYSRSAMLEVVRQDYIRTARSKGLPETLVTRRHALRNALIPIVTLLALSIPAVLDGAVVTETIFSWPGMGLLLFQAVLGHDHAVAMAVLMFLAVATLLANLVADVAYALVDPRIRYE from the coding sequence ATGTCCCGGTACGTGGGGCGGCGGCTCCTGCAGAGCCTGGTGGTGCTGGCCGGGCTGTCCGTGCTGCTGTTCACCCTCCTGGTGTACACGCCGGGCGATCCGGTGGAGATCATCGCCGCGACCCAGCCGGATCTGGAGCCCGAAGATATCCGACGCCTTCGCGAGTACTACGGCCTCGACGATCCGGTGGGGGTGCGGTACGTCAAGTGGCTGCGCACGGTGGTGAAAGGAGATCTCGGGATCTCACGGACCTACGGACAGCCGGTGACCCGGCTCATCCGACAGCGGCTGGGCAACACCCTGCAGCTGCTGACCGCCGCCTTCCTCATCGCCTTCACCCTGGGCGTGAGCGTGGGCCTCTACTCCGCCCTGCACCAGTACTCGGTCGTCGACTACCTGGCGACGCTGCTCTCCTTCGCCGGACTGGCCATGCCGGTGTTCTGGCTGGGGATCCTTGTCATCCTGGTGTTCGCCGTGTGGCTGCCGGTCTTCCCCGCCGGGGGGATGATGACCCCGGGGGTGGAGCCCGGCTGGCCCACGGTCGTCGACCGGCTGCGCCATCTGGTGCTGCCGACCCTCGTCCTGGCCGCCGCGGGCATGGCCACCTGGGTCCGCTACAGCCGGAGCGCGATGCTGGAGGTCGTCCGTCAGGATTACATCAGGACCGCCCGGAGCAAGGGGCTGCCCGAGACGCTGGTCACGCGCCGCCACGCGCTGCGCAACGCGCTGATTCCCATTGTCACGCTGCTGGCGCTGAGCATCCCCGCGGTCCTCGACGGCGCGGTCGTCACCGAGACGATCTTCTCCTGGCCCGGGATGGGGCTGCTGCTGTTCCAGGCCGTGCTCGGTCACGACCACGCCGTGGCCATGGCGGTGCTGATGTTCCTGGCCGTGGCCACGCTGCTGGCCAACCTGGTCGCCGACGTGGCCTACGCCCTGGTGGACCCGAGGATCCGCTATGAATGA
- a CDS encoding ABC transporter permease, which translates to MARNAATLASLAPAAPAQAGEGYWQIAWRRLRRHRLAMGGLVVIVVLIASAVFAPWIAPYRFEQIDLLNRFAGPFRAGHLLGTDDLGHDVLTRLLYAGRVSLLVGFAAAFSAVALGTLVGVVAGFYGGLVDNILMRLTDIVLTLPVFGVLLLLGRYFGGGLLAIIIIIGLFGWTVTSRLVRGEILKLKHLDYTDAARALGASETRIIFRHLLPNAMAPIIVAATLDVGGAILTEAALSYFGVGIQPPTPSWGNMLQNAQSYLWTSPWLAFWPGMMIFLTVLCFNFFGDGLRDALDPRLKI; encoded by the coding sequence ATGGCCCGGAACGCCGCCACGCTCGCCTCCCTCGCGCCGGCCGCTCCGGCGCAGGCCGGGGAGGGGTACTGGCAGATCGCCTGGCGTCGTCTGCGCCGGCACCGCCTGGCCATGGGCGGGCTCGTCGTGATCGTCGTCCTCATCGCCTCGGCCGTCTTCGCCCCCTGGATCGCGCCCTACCGTTTCGAGCAGATCGACCTGCTGAACCGGTTCGCCGGTCCCTTCCGGGCCGGGCACCTCCTCGGGACGGACGATCTGGGGCACGACGTGCTCACCCGCCTCCTGTACGCCGGGCGGGTCTCCCTGCTCGTGGGGTTCGCCGCCGCCTTCTCCGCCGTGGCCCTGGGCACGCTGGTGGGCGTGGTGGCGGGGTTCTACGGGGGCCTGGTGGATAACATCCTGATGCGCCTGACCGACATCGTGCTCACCCTGCCGGTGTTCGGGGTGCTGCTGCTGCTGGGGCGCTACTTCGGCGGCGGGCTGCTCGCCATCATCATCATCATCGGCCTCTTCGGTTGGACCGTGACCTCCCGCCTCGTCCGCGGGGAGATCCTGAAGCTCAAGCACCTGGACTACACCGACGCGGCCCGGGCCCTGGGCGCCAGCGAGACGCGGATCATCTTCCGCCACCTCCTGCCCAACGCCATGGCGCCGATCATCGTCGCCGCGACCCTGGATGTGGGCGGCGCGATCCTCACCGAGGCGGCGCTCTCCTATTTCGGCGTGGGGATCCAGCCCCCGACCCCGTCGTGGGGGAACATGCTGCAGAACGCCCAGTCGTACCTGTGGACCTCGCCCTGGCTGGCCTTCTGGCCCGGGATGATGATCTTCCTGACGGTGCTGTGCTTCAACTTTTTCGGGGACGGGCTGCGCGATGCGCTGGACCCGCGGCTGAAGATCTGA
- a CDS encoding ABC transporter permease — protein sequence MQRYILRRLLQMVPIALGISILMFALLTLAPGDPVDLLIASDPRVKPQDVARLKRIYGLDQPIHIRYVKWLGRTLRGDLGFSRTYKEPVTHLMRDRIGNSLWLTVTAFVLALVVAVPVGIYSALHQYSPLDYLATTFTFFGVSIPVFWFGIMMIYLFAVWHPWTALPALSWLVLPPGGISTPGVAGGLPFYLDRLRYMLLPSIVLALLSMATYTRYTRSSMLEVIRQDYVRTARSKGLAERTVINKHALRNALIPLVTIVALSISGLFAGAPITETVFAWPGVGRLLVDSVIGGDYVAAQAVLMFLAVLVLVFNLIADIGYALLDPRIRYD from the coding sequence GTGCAGCGTTACATTCTCCGCCGGCTCCTGCAGATGGTCCCCATCGCCCTGGGCATCTCCATCCTGATGTTTGCCCTGCTGACCCTGGCCCCGGGCGACCCCGTGGACCTGTTGATCGCCAGCGACCCGCGCGTCAAGCCCCAGGACGTGGCGCGCCTGAAGCGCATCTACGGGCTGGACCAGCCGATCCACATCCGCTACGTGAAGTGGCTGGGGCGCACCCTCCGCGGCGACCTGGGCTTCTCCCGCACCTACAAGGAGCCGGTCACGCACCTGATGCGCGACCGCATCGGCAACAGCCTGTGGTTGACCGTCACCGCCTTCGTGCTGGCCCTGGTCGTGGCCGTGCCCGTGGGTATTTACTCCGCGTTGCACCAGTACTCGCCCCTCGACTACCTGGCCACGACCTTCACCTTCTTCGGCGTGAGCATCCCCGTCTTCTGGTTCGGCATCATGATGATCTACCTGTTCGCCGTCTGGCACCCGTGGACGGCCCTCCCCGCGCTCTCCTGGCTGGTCCTGCCGCCGGGCGGGATCAGCACGCCGGGGGTCGCCGGCGGGCTGCCCTTTTATCTGGACCGGCTGCGCTACATGCTCCTGCCCAGCATCGTCCTGGCCCTGCTGTCCATGGCCACCTACACGCGCTACACCCGCTCCAGCATGCTGGAGGTGATTCGCCAGGACTACGTGCGCACGGCGCGGAGCAAGGGGCTGGCCGAGCGGACCGTGATCAACAAGCACGCCCTGCGCAACGCCCTCATCCCCCTGGTGACGATCGTGGCCCTGTCTATCTCCGGCCTCTTCGCCGGCGCGCCGATCACCGAGACGGTCTTTGCCTGGCCGGGCGTCGGCCGGCTGCTGGTGGACTCGGTGATCGGCGGGGACTACGTCGCCGCCCAGGCGGTGTTGATGTTCCTGGCGGTGCTGGTTCTGGTCTTCAACCTGATCGCGGACATCGGCTACGCCCTGCTCGATCCGCGCATCCGATACGACTGA
- a CDS encoding peptide ABC transporter substrate-binding protein, protein MRARRQWSLLLLALLLTLTLVPWQAARAQQTGPAAGRDQVVIGMSQEPDFLNPMFAEMAAAVAVLDTIFVSDIERDNTWKLFAQGVEAIPNLKDGTWKLDGDRMTLVWKIKPRNWSDGRPVTCADFVFTHNVARNEQVPVIVRDLTNRISNIVCTKGASGTDITVNWKERYAYANLTITEYGALPRHVLEKYYRANPSKLNEAPYGNDPAITIGDGAYKLVEWRKGASMTVEAVPNHKLFGTPKIRRITWRFIPDTNALVANMLSGAIDAIGTIGITFDQAVQLERQAAGRFKVFFEEGLIWEHIDFMLDNPLLADVRVRRAIAHGINREQMVQQLFGGKQPVSHSYLPTKHPGYPRGDQGVTKYPYDPARARALLQEAGFSPGPDGVMRNAQGQRLSFELNTTAGNRVREQVEQIIQQNLREIGIEIKIQNYPARVYFGEITNRRKFPGLAMYAWVMSPTSDCDQLYTSDGIPNEGNGWAGQNYPGYKNAEMDRLCKAASREVDEAKRNQLLNQTVQLFSRDIPALPLYIRASVAAAKPGLQGFTAVQLSGTYETWNAHRWFWQ, encoded by the coding sequence ATGCGTGCCAGACGCCAGTGGAGTCTGCTTCTGCTCGCCCTGCTGCTGACGCTGACGCTCGTGCCCTGGCAGGCGGCGCGGGCCCAGCAGACGGGCCCGGCGGCCGGGCGCGACCAGGTGGTCATCGGCATGTCGCAGGAGCCCGACTTCCTCAACCCGATGTTCGCCGAGATGGCGGCCGCGGTCGCCGTGCTCGACACGATCTTTGTCAGCGACATCGAGCGCGACAACACCTGGAAGCTGTTCGCCCAGGGGGTCGAGGCTATTCCCAATCTCAAGGACGGCACCTGGAAGCTGGACGGCGATCGCATGACGCTGGTCTGGAAGATCAAGCCCCGCAACTGGTCGGACGGACGGCCCGTGACCTGCGCCGACTTCGTCTTCACCCACAACGTCGCGCGCAACGAGCAGGTCCCGGTCATCGTCCGCGACCTGACCAACCGGATCAGCAACATCGTCTGCACCAAAGGGGCCAGCGGCACCGACATCACCGTGAACTGGAAGGAGCGGTACGCCTACGCCAACCTGACGATCACGGAGTACGGGGCGCTGCCGCGCCACGTCCTGGAGAAGTACTACCGGGCCAACCCGAGCAAGCTCAACGAAGCGCCCTACGGGAACGATCCGGCGATCACCATCGGCGACGGCGCCTACAAACTCGTGGAGTGGCGCAAGGGCGCCTCAATGACCGTGGAGGCGGTGCCGAACCACAAGCTCTTCGGCACGCCGAAGATCCGGCGCATCACCTGGCGGTTCATCCCCGACACCAACGCCCTGGTGGCCAACATGCTCTCCGGCGCCATCGACGCCATCGGCACCATCGGCATCACCTTCGACCAGGCGGTGCAGCTGGAGCGCCAGGCGGCCGGGCGCTTCAAGGTCTTCTTCGAGGAAGGCCTGATCTGGGAGCACATCGACTTCATGCTGGACAACCCGCTGCTCGCCGACGTCCGCGTGCGCCGGGCCATCGCCCACGGCATCAACCGGGAGCAGATGGTCCAGCAGCTGTTCGGCGGCAAGCAGCCCGTCTCCCACAGCTACCTGCCGACCAAGCACCCCGGCTACCCGCGGGGCGATCAGGGGGTGACCAAGTACCCCTATGATCCGGCCCGGGCCCGGGCCCTGCTCCAGGAGGCCGGCTTCAGCCCCGGTCCCGACGGCGTGATGCGCAACGCCCAGGGCCAGCGGCTCTCCTTCGAGCTGAACACGACCGCGGGCAACCGCGTGCGCGAGCAGGTGGAGCAGATCATCCAGCAGAACCTGCGCGAGATCGGCATCGAGATCAAGATCCAGAACTACCCTGCCCGGGTGTACTTCGGCGAGATCACCAACCGGCGGAAGTTCCCGGGCCTGGCCATGTACGCCTGGGTCATGTCTCCGACCAGCGACTGCGACCAGCTGTACACCTCCGACGGGATCCCCAACGAGGGCAACGGCTGGGCCGGCCAGAACTACCCGGGCTACAAGAACGCCGAGATGGACCGGCTGTGCAAGGCGGCGAGCCGCGAGGTGGACGAGGCGAAGCGGAACCAGCTGCTGAACCAGACCGTGCAGCTGTTCTCCCGCGACATCCCGGCTCTGCCGCTGTACATCCGGGCCTCGGTGGCGGCGGCGAAGCCGGGACTGCAGGGCTTCACCGCGGTGCAGTTGTCGGGCACCTACGAGACCTGGAACGCCCACCGGTGGTTCTGGCAGTAG
- a CDS encoding helix-turn-helix domain-containing protein codes for MTTDLMTVEQVAAYLQLNKLTVYRYIREGRIPAARLGKAYRIRKADVDAFLERSTVRGQPPAAARPRRSARLQVAQRASRVSAEEIAVAPGRREVPETHPELTINPMEWVIRGLH; via the coding sequence ATGACCACCGATCTGATGACCGTTGAACAGGTGGCCGCCTACCTGCAGCTGAACAAGCTGACCGTCTACCGGTACATCCGGGAAGGGCGCATCCCGGCGGCCCGGCTGGGCAAGGCCTACCGCATCCGCAAGGCCGACGTGGACGCCTTCCTGGAGCGGAGCACCGTCAGGGGGCAGCCCCCCGCCGCAGCCCGCCCGCGGCGCTCGGCCCGGCTCCAGGTGGCCCAGCGGGCCTCCCGCGTCTCCGCCGAAGAGATCGCCGTCGCGCCCGGGCGGCGCGAGGTGCCGGAGACCCATCCGGAACTGACCATCAATCCTATGGAGTGGGTGATCCGCGGTCTGCACTAG
- a CDS encoding ABC transporter permease, which translates to MERPRSLADDQRLAARSPLQLAWRQLRKHRLAMVGGIILIVLYTMALFADFLAPYSLDYNDRAKFYHPPTVPRFRDAQGRFHWRPFVYNTTLVDPGLRVFAEDRSTTYPIRFFVRGEPYRLFWVIPSRIRLLGVDEPARLFLLGTDGFGRDLLSRILYGSRVSLIVGILVVAVTIPIGMVYGGIAGYYGGRVDNIMMRLAEVIIAFPAFYLLLTLSAVLPTNVGCTTRFYLIVLILSFIGWAGFSRLIRGYVLSLKEREYILAAKAMGLDDLRIILRHVLPNTASLVIVVASLSIPGAILGESGLSFLGLGVREPCSSWGNLLSAGANLVNLSRSPWLLFPGLFIIAAVVAYNFLGDGLRDAFDPRLRTS; encoded by the coding sequence ATGGAACGGCCCCGGTCCCTGGCGGACGACCAGCGCCTGGCGGCGCGCAGCCCTCTGCAGCTGGCCTGGCGGCAGCTCCGCAAGCACCGCCTGGCTATGGTCGGCGGGATCATCCTCATCGTCCTGTACACCATGGCGCTCTTCGCCGACTTCCTCGCCCCGTACTCCCTGGACTACAACGACCGCGCCAAGTTCTACCACCCGCCGACGGTGCCGCGCTTCCGCGACGCGCAGGGACGGTTCCACTGGCGCCCCTTCGTCTACAACACGACGCTGGTCGACCCGGGGCTGCGGGTCTTTGCCGAAGACCGCAGCACCACCTACCCGATCCGGTTCTTCGTCCGCGGCGAGCCCTACCGCCTGTTCTGGGTGATCCCCAGTCGGATCCGCCTCCTGGGGGTGGACGAGCCGGCCCGGCTGTTCCTCCTGGGGACGGACGGCTTCGGTCGGGATCTCCTCTCGCGCATCCTGTACGGCAGCCGGGTCTCGCTCATCGTCGGCATCCTGGTCGTGGCCGTGACCATCCCCATCGGCATGGTCTACGGCGGCATCGCCGGCTACTACGGCGGTCGCGTGGACAACATCATGATGCGGCTGGCCGAGGTGATCATCGCCTTCCCCGCCTTCTACCTGCTGCTCACCCTGAGCGCCGTCCTGCCCACCAACGTCGGCTGCACGACGCGTTTCTACCTCATCGTGCTCATCCTCAGTTTCATCGGCTGGGCCGGGTTCTCGCGGCTGATTCGGGGGTACGTGCTCTCCCTGAAGGAGCGGGAGTACATCCTGGCGGCGAAGGCGATGGGGCTGGACGACCTGCGCATCATCCTGCGCCATGTCCTGCCCAACACCGCCTCCCTGGTCATCGTCGTGGCCAGCCTGTCCATCCCCGGGGCCATCCTGGGGGAGTCCGGCCTGAGCTTCCTCGGTCTGGGGGTGCGGGAGCCCTGTTCGTCGTGGGGGAACCTGCTCTCGGCCGGGGCCAACCTGGTGAACCTGAGCCGTTCGCCCTGGCTGTTGTTCCCCGGCCTGTTCATCATCGCCGCGGTAGTGGCCTACAACTTCCTGGGCGACGGCCTGCGGGACGCCTTTGACCCCCGGCTGCGGACGAGCTAG
- a CDS encoding ABC transporter permease: protein MLRHIVRRLLQLIPLLLGITVLSFLIIQLSPGDFLAEIRLNPVVSQETVDQMRANFGLDQPLHIQYLRWLSNVVRGDFGYSFAFQVPVLWLIQSRLLNTLLLNVVALVIAWLVAVPIGIHAATRQYSATDNLFSFIAYIGISTPTFFSGLLLLYLAFVTRLLPIGGMTSLDYALLPWWGKVLDVARHIIIPASVLAFLAVAGLMRQMRANLLEVLRQDYVRTARSKGLADRVVIYKHAVRNAINPLITLFGLELGGLLSGSAILENVVGWPGLGQLILDAVTRKDLYVVMGSLVIGGVTLVLGNLVADILLAVADPRIRYD, encoded by the coding sequence GTGCTGCGCCACATCGTCCGCCGCCTGCTGCAGCTGATCCCGCTCCTCCTGGGGATCACGGTCCTGTCCTTCCTCATCATCCAGCTGTCCCCGGGCGACTTTCTGGCCGAGATCCGCCTGAATCCGGTCGTCTCCCAGGAGACGGTGGACCAGATGCGCGCCAACTTCGGCCTCGATCAGCCCCTCCACATCCAGTACCTGCGGTGGCTGAGCAACGTCGTCCGCGGCGACTTCGGCTACTCCTTCGCCTTTCAGGTGCCGGTGCTGTGGCTGATCCAGTCCCGCCTGCTCAACACCCTCCTGCTCAACGTCGTGGCCCTGGTCATCGCCTGGCTCGTGGCCGTGCCCATCGGCATCCACGCCGCGACGCGCCAGTACAGCGCCACCGACAACCTCTTCTCCTTCATCGCCTATATCGGCATCAGCACCCCGACCTTCTTCTCCGGCCTGCTGCTGCTCTACCTGGCCTTCGTCACGCGCCTGCTGCCCATCGGCGGCATGACCAGCCTGGACTACGCCCTGCTGCCCTGGTGGGGGAAGGTCCTGGACGTCGCCCGGCACATCATCATCCCCGCCTCGGTGCTGGCCTTCCTCGCCGTGGCCGGCCTGATGCGGCAGATGCGGGCCAACCTGCTGGAGGTGCTGCGCCAGGACTACGTGCGCACGGCGCGCTCCAAGGGGCTGGCCGACCGCGTGGTGATCTACAAACACGCCGTGCGCAACGCCATCAATCCGCTGATCACCCTGTTCGGGCTGGAGCTGGGCGGGTTGCTCAGCGGCTCCGCCATCCTGGAGAACGTCGTGGGCTGGCCGGGACTGGGGCAGCTCATCCTGGACGCCGTCACGCGCAAGGACCTCTACGTCGTCATGGGCAGCCTGGTCATCGGGGGCGTGACCCTCGTCCTGGGCAACCTGGTGGCCGACATCCTGCTCGCCGTGGCCGATCCGCGGATCCGGTACGACTGA